Within the Deinobacterium chartae genome, the region GGAGTGAGGCGGCGGCGCGCGAGTTGGGCTGCGCGTTGCCACGCGGCTGGCTGGCCCAGGTACGGCGCGCGGGCATTCCGCTGACCCCGCTGAGCGACGGCAGCTTTCAGCCGCACCAGCTGGTCGTTCAGACCCTGCAGCTCGAGCTGGCCGAGCGGCCCGAGCGCGCCTCAGAGCTGCACAGCCGCGCGGCCCGGCTGCTCGAGGCACAGGGCAGCGCTCTGAGCGCCCTGGAGCATTACCTTCGGGCGCGCAACTGGCCCGAGGCCCTGCGGCTGGCCTGCGCCCTGGCCGAAGATTTCGAGGCGCGCAGCGAGTACCGACTGATGCGGCAGGTGCTGGAGTCCGTGCCGCCCGAACAGCTGACCCCAACGGCACGGCTGCTGCAGGCACACGCGCTGGTCCAGACCGGCGGCACGCCGCGCACGGTCGCGCTGCTGGACCCGCTGCCCGCCTCTGCCCGCAGCGACGCCCGGCTGTGGCTGGTGCAGTGCATCCTCGCCGCACGGCGCGGCCAGAGCGCTGCCCTGCTGGAGCTGGCCCAGCAGGGTCTGGCCCTGCCCGGGAGCCCGCCGCACATCGTCAGCGCGCTGCAGCTGTACCAGGCCTCGGCGCTGGTGGACTGCGGCCACGAGGAACAGGGCGCGGCCCTCGCCCGCGAACTGATCGGCTACGCAGCGGGCGGCCTGACCGCGCAGCTTGCCGGACTGACGCTGCTGCAGGGCCTGCACGCCCGCCGGGGCGAGTGGACCGAACACGACCACCTGCTGGAGCGCCGCCTCGAGCTGAGCGAGCAGGCCGGGCTCAGGCACGCCTGGGTCCACGCCCGCATCGACCGGATCGCGCGCTGCCGGGTGCTGGGACGCCTGGATGAGGCCGCGCGGCTGTGGGAGGCCGCGCGTCAGGCGGTCGAGCAGACCGGCGGGGCCTCGGAGGTGTTTTTGCACGAGCTGCGCGGCGAGCTGCAGCTGGCCCAACACCGTCCCCAAGAAGCCCTCGAGGCGTTTCAGCACGCGTCCGAACTGTGCCAGCACTTCGGGCACCACCGCATCTTGGGCCGGGTTCTGCTGGGCCGCGCCGAGACCCAGCTGCGTCTCGGGAACCTCGAGGCCGCGCAAGAAAGCCTGCTGCTGGCGCAGGCCACCCCGGCTGCCGGGGCCAGGTGGTTTCAGCACGCGCTGAATTTCGTGAGCGGCCTGCTGGCCCTCGAGGCCGACCGTGCCGAGCGGGCTGCCGAGCACTTGCGGCAGGTCGGGCACGCCTCGAGCGATCCTACGCACCGCCCGCGCGCACAGGCGCTGCTGGCCGAGCTCGACGCCCGAGCCGGGCACCTCGAGCGGGCGTCCCTGCAAGGCATTTTTGCCGAACTCGACCGGCTGGGCTCGGATTTCGCGCTGACCCTGGACCGCCCACAGCTCTCCCGGCTGCTGCAGCTTTGCGCGCAACGCGACTGGTACGTCGCGCGCCTCTCTGGAATCGGTCCGCATACGGCTTTACGCGCTCCGCTGCTGCACCTTCGCACCCTGGGGAGCCTCGAGGTCAGCATCGACGGCGTGCCGGTCCGGCTGCCGCTGGCCAAGGGCGGTGAGCTGCTGGCCTGGCTGGCCCTGCACGGCCAGGCCAGCCGCGAGCAGTTGGTAAATGCGCTATGGGACGGTTGCAACGCGACCCGACATCACGAGTACTGCCGGGTCGCCATCCGCCGCCTGCGCGTGGCGCTGAGCGCGGCGGGCCAACTGGACTTCAATCCCCTGCCGTTCGACGGCCACAGCTACCGCATCGCTCCGCAGTTCCGGGTGACCCTCGACCTCGAGGCCCTGCGCGCCGCCGAGCAAACCCCGCAACAGCCCGAAGCCCTCGAGGCAGCGCTCAAGGCTTACCGCGGCCCGTTCCTGCCCGAAGCCGAAACCGAATGGGCCGAGGTGCTGCGTAGCCAGCTCGAGGCGAGCGCGCTGCGCCTGGCCCTGCATCTGGGCGATTCGCTGCTGCCCAGCGATCCACGGCGGGCGGCAGCGGCCTTTGAGCGCGCCCTGGCGCTCGATCCGCTGACCGCCGAGGCGTACTTGGGGCTGTGCCGCGCGCACCTGCAAAGCGGCAACCGCCTGGCGGCCCGCGCGGTACACGACGAGTACCGCAGGCACCTGGGCTGGGACGACCCGCGCGGAGACCTCGAGCGTGCCCTGCTGGAACTGCTGCGCAGCTGAAGGCCGCTGTCCCAGCTTTGTCCCAGGGCCCTCGTCATACTTTCAGACGTCCATGTTCCCGCGAGGTGACGTATGAAAAGCCGTTTAATCCGCTTGCTGGCTGTCGGTCTGTTCGCCCTGACCCTGTGGGGCGCGGCACCGTTTCCCGTGCCCGCCACTCCGTGTATGCCCATGCCCGAGTGCCTGCCGCACCCGCAGGTATAAAAGCGCCTGTCCGCGCAAATGGCGCGGACAGGCGCGAGGGCGTGGGCCTCAGCGGCCGTCGTTCAGGCCACGCTCGACGCCGTCACGGATGGCGTCGGTCTGGTCCTGCAATTCCCGAACCCCGTCGCGCAGGTTCTGACCCACTTCGTCGCCCAACTGGTCCGCTTGCTCACGAACATCCTTGACGCCCCGTTCCACGTGGTCGCGTAACTGCCCGGCATCCTGCTGGAATTCGTTGACCTGCTCCTGGGTTTCCCGTTCGAGCTGGGACTCGCGGCCGTCGTTGACACCGGTACAAGCCGACAGCGCGGAGAGCAGACCGGCAACCAGCACGGCTGACATCAGCGGTTGCTTGCGCATGTTCATAGCTGCCTCCCGCTCGGTCACGTTCCGAGCACCCTTACGGTAAGCGAACGAACCCTGAGGACCGCCGCACGCCCCGGGCATGGACTTCACCTTCTCTTACCGTTGCCTTGAAGTTTTCTCGATTTCAAACCTCAGGGCGTTTTGCGGCCGCTCGAGCGGGACAGGCCGGAGCGCCCCCCACCCTGTCCGACGGCAGGCATCGTGAAGTAAAAGGTGGTTCCCTTCCCCAGCTGCGACTCGAGCCACATTCGCCCGCCGTGCCGCTCCACGATCTTCCGGGCCATGGAAAGGCCGATTCCGCTGCCCTCGTAACGGTCTCGGGTATGCAGGCGCTGGAAAAGCGCGAAGATCTTATCGAAATACTGCTCTTCGATGCCGATCCCGTTGTCTTTCACCGCAAAGCGCACCCAGCCGCCCTCCCGGACCGCGGTCACCTCGACCCGGGGCGGACGGTCCGGCACACGGAATTTCAGGCCGTTCATGAGCAGGTTTTGCAGCACCTGACGGAACTGGGTCGCGTCGGCCTCGACCGGGGGCAGGTCGCCTACCGTCACGCTGGCCTGCAACTCGTGAATCTGCACCTCGAGGTCGCGTACGACCTGGGCGACGAGCTCGGCCGTATTCACCGCCTCTGTGGGCGCAGGTTCCGCAGCGACCCGCGAGAAGGCCAGC harbors:
- a CDS encoding tetratricopeptide repeat protein, which gives rise to MNSQQTVVPKPRPAELSRDRLLRLFGACADTRLIALIAPSGYGKSTLLAQWTRRCERHCAWLPLRPDDADPRTFAASLLRALSTYLPNPARPLSDPFLELGSRLDQAELNLDLVLDRAEYLSPESSACLERLLENLGEGHRVLLAGYSLEHIALPRLLAEGTARVIGPAQLAFTSCETHAYLEARGYEGDPVALHTALEGWPAGVALAASGAAPVVTLTDLVRLAFRELSPELRATLCEASVLPLWSEAAARELGCALPRGWLAQVRRAGIPLTPLSDGSFQPHQLVVQTLQLELAERPERASELHSRAARLLEAQGSALSALEHYLRARNWPEALRLACALAEDFEARSEYRLMRQVLESVPPEQLTPTARLLQAHALVQTGGTPRTVALLDPLPASARSDARLWLVQCILAARRGQSAALLELAQQGLALPGSPPHIVSALQLYQASALVDCGHEEQGAALARELIGYAAGGLTAQLAGLTLLQGLHARRGEWTEHDHLLERRLELSEQAGLRHAWVHARIDRIARCRVLGRLDEAARLWEAARQAVEQTGGASEVFLHELRGELQLAQHRPQEALEAFQHASELCQHFGHHRILGRVLLGRAETQLRLGNLEAAQESLLLAQATPAAGARWFQHALNFVSGLLALEADRAERAAEHLRQVGHASSDPTHRPRAQALLAELDARAGHLERASLQGIFAELDRLGSDFALTLDRPQLSRLLQLCAQRDWYVARLSGIGPHTALRAPLLHLRTLGSLEVSIDGVPVRLPLAKGGELLAWLALHGQASREQLVNALWDGCNATRHHEYCRVAIRRLRVALSAAGQLDFNPLPFDGHSYRIAPQFRVTLDLEALRAAEQTPQQPEALEAALKAYRGPFLPEAETEWAEVLRSQLEASALRLALHLGDSLLPSDPRRAAAAFERALALDPLTAEAYLGLCRAHLQSGNRLAARAVHDEYRRHLGWDDPRGDLERALLELLRS